Part of the Metarhizium brunneum chromosome 6, complete sequence genome is shown below.
ATATCCGGGCCTTATCAACGAGCATGTACCCTGTGCAACCAGAATAAACATAGCCCGTGCAGACTTGGAATATTTTCAAAGTTTTTAAAGAAAATCCTTGCGACATGTCTTCTCCTGCCACACGACAAGTTACGTACGagtccaccaccaccgactCCTCGCCAGAAAAGCGGACGCCTTCTCATTCAAAATGGAGCTTTGGGGTTCTCAATGACAAGACAACGATAGAAGTTCCAGGCATGTATACCCGATTGCACATGTTTAGTATAACGACGGACATCAACCAAGATGCGACAATGCTGACTCTGAACACGCAGGTTCTgtgctgcttcttgccgcGGACCGCAACGAACCTCTCGGTCTACGAAACATCCACGCGCGAACGTCGCATTCGTCTATCCCGGCTGGATTCCCTGTAGATCCCGATAGACACTCCATCAGACGGCAGGCTCCGGAAAAGAAACGGACCCAGGATGGTACTATCATCCTTGATCCGCAGCCCGACGAGTCGGCAAATGACCCCCTCAACTGGCCCGGATGGAGGCGGGACTCTGCCTTATTATCCCTGGGCTTCTACTGCATGATTGGAGGCGGAATAGGATCCTTCATGGCCCCCGGATTCACCGACATTGCCCAAGACTACCATGTCAATGTGGAAGCCGTCTCATTAGTAGTCGGTCTCTACATGGCAGGCCTTGGCGTCGGATCAGTGGTTGCGTCTCCAACCGCCATTCTCTTCGGCAAAAGACCCGTCTACCTTGCGagcgccgtcgtcttcatcggcaCTTGCATTTGGGCCGGGCTGTCCCCTTCCTTTCCGTCGCTCGTCGTTGCTCGCATCGTCCAAGGCATTTCCCTGAGCCCCATTGAGTGCCTACCATCCGCGACCATTGCCGAGatcttcttcctccacgAGCGAGCGTACCGTATTGGAATATACacgctgctgcttcttggggGCAAAAACTTAATTCCCCTCGTGAGCTCTGCCATCATTGAGCGATTTGGGTGGCGCTGGATATTCTTGTTTGTGAAACCAGGTATTTTGACCCTGTCAGGTCTTGAACTAGGAGCTAACGGCGTATAGTATCGTGGCCATTGTGGCATGCTTAAGTTTCatgttgctggtgctgtTTGTGCCAGAGACCTTTTGGGATCGGACACCAACACGGGGTCTTTTGAAGCGGCCAAGTTTTTTCCGCCACTTCTCGTCGCGAAGGAGTATTCCTCCTCCGGAGCCTCCGGGAGCAATAATTCCAAGGGCGATGCCGCccgctggccaagaaaaTGCCGCTACTGCTTTGGGTGTCGggcaaggaaaagaagaagacggcagACAGTCGGAGACGCCCGTCGGCCCTGTCGGCGGAACAACGACAACCATGACGCCTGACGAAATACAGCCGGTTGTGAATCAACCAGGAGAGCATGGCAGCCAACGGGATGGACCTGGCCAGAGTGTTGAAACTAGCAAAGTCGACTGCGTGAAATCATCCAATATTGATTCGGAACGGGGTCAAGTTTCAACAGGCATGGCCCCGGCCACCCAAGCATACACGCATAGACTTCGCCAAGAACCTGCAGAGTCTTTCGGACAACAACTCAGGCCATATCACGGCCGACTAAACAAGGACAAGTGGCTCAAGGTCATGGTGCGCCCCTTTATTCTCTTTGCATACCCATCCGTGCTGTGGTCCGCGGCCGTCTATTCATGCTCCATCGGTTGGCTCATGGTTATATGCGAAATCATGGCCATTATTTACCGTGACCCAACATCGTACAACTTTACTTCATTGCAGACAGGCCTCGTCTACATCTCTCCGTTCATAGGTGGTATTCTAGGAACTGCTGTAGCTGGCAGGGTGAGCGACATAGTGGTCCGAGCCATGTCGTCGCGCAACGGTGGGTTATATGAGCCCGAGTTCCGCCTCGTCATGGCAATCCCCATTACACTGGCTACGTGCACTGGACTCATGGGCTTTGGATGGTCAGCAGAGGAAAAGGACCACTGGATAGTTCCCACCATCTTCTTTGGCGTCCTCTCCTTTGGCTGCTCGCTGGGCTCAACAACGTCTATTACCTTTTGTGTGGACAGCTATCGTCAATATGCTGGCGAGGCACTCGTGACGCTAAACTTTGCCAAGAATATCTTCCATGGATTGGTGTTTGGTTTATTTGTCTCCCATTGGATGGTCGATGAGGGTCCGAAAAAGGTTTTCATGTGGCTGGGGATCATTCAGCTTGTCGTGCAGATTACCACGATACCCATGTTTATATTCGGCAAGCGAGCCAGGCTGTGGACGGTGAGAAAGAATTTTATGGAGAAATTCTAGATTTGGTTCCTGTCTTTCATGACAGATGACTGGAGCATTAGCACTCTTGTCAGGCCATTCTTGTTCTCCATGATAATATTATCTCGATTATAGTGTGAGTGTTGTCTCATTGTCTCAGATTAGTGTTGAGGTTTTCATGTTATTAGTATATCGGCACATCCCTATACGTTCTATATTCTTGGTTGAGGAGCTTGCCTCTGGACGAACTGGCCAAGATGGGGCCTAACATACCCTACGATGCACCATAGTTGTTGTGTATAAGCAACCGAAAACTGGTTACATAGATGCAATATTATCCATCCAACCTAGCGTGTTAATTTCCCGCGCCTGGCATCGTCCAAGCTCCCAAGTCCAATTCAACCTTGAATTAAATCACAGCTACCAGATTATACTTGTGAACTAGGAGATATACACTAATATAGTATAATAGAAAGCGTGAGGGACAGGTACCAGAAGTGGTcaaatactttttgcctccgACTGTAGTTGGTTGTGGCCTGCAACAAATATCCTTGATTCAACGAATTCTACTCTGTCTTGAGGAGATTCATTGGAGCCTAGGGGGTGTCCTCCAAGGTGAGGAGGGATATAATTTGGAAATCTGAGTACAGACTCATGTATTGTAAATCACACCAAGCCAACAACATACATCATTTTGTGACGTATCAAAATTGTCGCTATTGTCTATGTACTAAAAGCTAGCTGTAACGGTTGAATGTGTCGAAAGCAAATACCATGGACGCAACAAGCATCATGACTTTCTATACATTACAGTCATGAGTATAAATACCCGTTCATTCCCATACCAACCCTCGTCTAGGCCGAACCACGGAAGAACATTCACTGTAAAAGTCTTTACCAACCTCTCAAGCTTTGAAAGCCCTCCAAAATTCCTGAAGAGCCAAAtaccaaaaagaaaagggactGGTACTGTTGCGTTTGTAAGTTCACTGCTAAATATGGCAATATACCCAAGCTAATCGTACACAGCCCCCCCTACCTTCGGTGTTCAGATAAAGAATGATGGTTTCGATAACGAGTATAGGATATGCTCGCATGCAAAATGTGCTGGATGCCTCTAGTTGGTCTGTTACTGCAGCATTAGCCATACTTCGACTGAAAAAGATCGGTATATCTTGGCATATCAACTCAGATACTAGGTAATCTAGCAAATCTATAGGCGATAGTCAAGGATATATACCACAATTTCTGGAAAATAAGATGGATGTGTCAAATTGTTTTCATTTATGATCACGACTACCTTGTTTGTCTTTTATTTAGCCTTCCATTCCCAAAATCACGATTATTTATACGAACAAAGTACGGGCTCATGGAGCCTGTCAATGtcaagtcgctcattcaAGGCAACAGCTATATCACCCCACACACGCAGTAGTATGCCAACGGGTGTGATGTTTTGAACGATTTTACTGCCTGTGTAGGAAATCAAGAGTCGTACATTTAATTTAGGCCGGGGAGATATAATAGCCTGGATGTCGCAAATAATCCATGATCTTCGATAGATCACATAAAGCAAAATGTTAGTAAACCAACCTGTGTTCTTGGAAACATCTGCGAGTTAGGGGCTAGGACCTCACAAGTTTAGTAAAAATAGTACAAGGACACGAACTAATAAAGCGGCCTCTTGCAAATGTTGTGTCGGTAATTTTTAACTCACTTTGCTCAGTGCCTACGTGACGAGGAGAGATTACGTGGTCGTGTAGTCCGCGTGGAGATGAATAGATCTTGCCCTCACGTGAACCCATGCATTTAAACCTTGCTCGTATTTAATCTATTACACGGAAGTCACGTTGCCATAAGGCACGGGCCAAACCTTGAAcccgacgatagttacacaagggctcgagaccTAGTTGAGGCCTTAGGCTTCCGGGCTCGCTTGCTCACCGctatttaatataaataagggtaATCTGCACTTAAGGCCTGAAGAAGAactaaggacctttaatattaaaatgaattattagctgaatacgATATTGTTCCAAGTCCTCAATCACAAGCCCTGGTCACATAAATTGGCCTTGCCCCGTTGATTTCTACGAGTATCTTTTTGGGCTGCTTTACGATCTTGGACCTTAGCTCAACATGCCTCCCTTCAATGGCGATTCTAACTATGGCTCAACGCCTCTTGCTATGTTAGACGAAGGGATAAGAATGGCGATTCGCAACCCTCTCCAAAGACTACACAAGCAAGAACTGCCTACATGGTATCCGGATATAGAAGCGGCTCTGATAAAGCTCATCCAGCTGGGAACGAAGATTTCCCAATACTCTCAAGCATTTGACCCTAGGCGAAAACTGATTGCACTAGCCGATACCATCTCTCCTTTTAGCTCTATATATTCGGTTATTAATACCCAGCTTATTCTTAATACCCGACAATCTATTACCTCACGTGTTGATCGTGGAAATTTAAGTCTTGTCCTTGCTTTGGTAGACGGATGGTTAAGGTCGTGTGAGGAATATATTCGGAAAGAACCCAGTGTACGCGTCTATAGCGATAGCTTGGCCTTTGAGGACACCCATAAAGAGCTCATCACAGCCGCAACACAGCACACTGCCTACAGATTACACGTTCCAGATGATTTACTTCGCCTATTTGACAGCTTAGGCCTTATCAAAGGTCTTGATTCTTAATCCCGAAATAGTGAGATCTACCAGTCGACGTCTGAGCCGGGCTGCTCAGGCGACGAGCTGAGATACGAGACCGACTCTTCAGTGGCTGCACTTTCCAAGACGCGAAGGATCTGTAAAGAGGTAGCTGGTATGGTGGGTGTCGGCACAATGAAGAAATTGTTACCAGATTCAAGCCGACGAGAATTCATTTATATGGACGGCACCATGAAGTATGAACGTGCCCATCTCAGCCATGAAATGAAGCGATATTGAACAAGAGGCCGGAATGGCTTGGATacgttgaagaagaaggccgtcTACAGGCCAAGAGTGGCCTGGATATCAAGTTATACATGGCTCGTGGGTTTATTTTATGAGTATTATTAGAGGACAATAGTGGGTGGAGTAGGCTTTTATACCGTCACGATTCAAATTACTTGTTATTCTGTTCGGATGTGGTAGTCCTGAATTTGGGCATTCGTAGACAAAAATGACTGATAAAATTACGCCCTGGATTAGGATCGTGATAACAGCCCCTATAAATAGATCGGCAATCTTTTGCTGGGAAACCTATTCTAGACGATGGCGCAGCACGCAACTGCCAGACTTTCCCATTCTTGAAGGGTTGAGAATCAGTCCTAATAAATACATTCGGGACTCATTACCTAACAAAGAAAGACTGGGGGGTAGTGTTGAACATGAGATAGCATCATGCGTAGACTCCAGCCTGCACTATTCATAAATAGCTTACCCTGCCAGCATCTCTAGGCTACAGAATCACGACATGTTCTGTGCTCTTGGGGCATAAATTGCTGGTTGCCCATCTTTACCTACGTCTTGAGCTAGGAAAAGTGCTGGTGTCCGGCATCGACTCTGTGGGGACTCGGTGTCTACGCCTGCAGCTGATggttgttggttgttggctgatgtgacaagggcagggtTAATAGGCTTGAAACGGTTGGTTCAAAATTTAATTCAATACGCAACATTGCGGTATCAAAGGCCCTTGGTTTTCTCAGAGATCTTGGAGGATTAGAGGTCTATAAATACCAGAAGTCGGCGAGTCCTAATATGCTGACAGAAAATGGGCATCTTATTACAAACTTATAGGGGAAATACAAGACAAAAAAATGCTTTAACAACAAGTCTTATAACGTGACACTATTATGTTCAACACTGCGAAGACTACTACACCTAGTCTAGAACAGGAATGGTTGACTTCCCATCGTTGCTTTTATTTTGAATCTAAGCTGAGCCCTAAAAATATATTTCTCATCTAAAGATCTTTCTTAGCACATCGAGCAAGGTTGACCAGATCCCCTACAGGCAACTTCTCTTGTTCTTTGCACACCTTCGCGTTGGCTACGCACTGATCTAGTCGTGTCTTTTGGTCCGCGCATATTTGTATTCTGTCGATGCATTCAAGGTGCTCTAACACCGGTGCGTCAGGGCTCAGTTCACGAGCGTGGCAGAACAGTAAGGCGTTGAAGCACTGCATCACGTCGTTTTCAGGGCGTGTGCAGTGCTTCACAGCAGCAAGCCTAGAGCTAGGCCTAGAACCAAGGTTGTCGTTGATCCAGTTGATGTAGCTGCCAACTCTGGTAAACACGGTGGGAGTCTTGTTGCAAAGATCGTCTTCGTATCTGTCGCTGATGCTCCATGACACGACACCAAGCAACTCCCTTGTTTCCGGGTGGAAAAGAGGACCACCGCTGTCCCCCTTGCATGGATTCTTGCCTTGTCCACCAGCGCATACTATGGTATCTCTATCACCTACTTGCTGGTTCTTGTACTTGGCGGCACAGTCCTCGCGTGCGTGAATGTCAAGAACAACCTTGCTAAGTTTTTCAGCTAGGATGATGGGTTTCATTTCTCCATCTTTGGGAACAGTTGATTCCAGAGGGATTTGTGCGCCCCTGTCCTGCCAGTTAGCATATATACCAGACATGCTGCAGTGCTGAGCCATGGCACTTACCAGCCTGCAGCTATCCCGGTGGAATTGACCACGGCATCCCCGCCGGCCGGAGGAAGCCCGGCATAGTCAATATTGTCGTTCTTCTCAATCGGAGTTGATAATTTTAGGATGGCAATATCATTTTCTTCCCGACCGCCCGGTAAGTCCGCGCGTCTGCCACATTCATGCAACGGCAAGTCCGCTGGGCAATCACTGGGCGCGCCTGGTGTGTAATTGGGGTGCTTCTCGACAGATGCAACTGTTGCATTTACTCCCCCCGTCTTGGTGGACTGCGGCAATTATTAGCTCTGTGCTGCTTCATATTCCATCAGCTGCACCAAAGTACCAGACTGAAGGGGGGGTAGTATATTTACCACTGTTCCCGCTGTCACAGAGACAACTTGGATCTCGTCGTCGATAAGGCAATGAGCAGCCGTAAGAACTGTGGTGCTGTCTAACAGGCTGCCCCCGCAAACATGAGTCCCATTCTGATCACGAAGACTGACAATAAACTTGATTTCACCGGCCGGAACATCTTCACCGCCTACTATCCTCTTATCAATAGTTGCTGCTACTGCTAAAGTAGCAAAAAACGTGGGGGCTAGTGCAATAGCAGTAATGCGCACCATTGTATAGGGGAGTTCACAGTAGGGTGCTGAAGATGGGCATAGAAATGATGATAATGTATAATAGCGAAGACTGTTGTTTGCTATTGATAAACTGTAATGCAGTAATCTAAATGAATACCTTGCTGTATTTATAGAGAATAAAAGAAGCTCAAAAGGTCAGGCCCGCAAAAAACAAACGAGTATGAACGACTCATGAGTATAATCTATCTTATAGAATACTGAGGGGCTCGTGGAGCACCTATTCCGGGGGTTATCAACTAATCAGACAATAAGGTTAAATAGTGCCTTTTTAAGAATTAGCTCGTAATAGTTATACCAAGAACCCTGTTCGGTATGAAAGGCtatattactccgtatacttGACACCAGTAATGGGTCTGCTTGCCCTTCTTTTTGGAGGGCGCCTGCATATTAGGGCTAATATCGCTTGAAAGGGCTTTTGTTGAGCTTCGTGTGTAAACTTGCATAACCTGTAAATCTTAGTTTTCCTAAAAAATGCGTTCATATCTTTTTAGCTACCAAATGGCTCGTGCGGCCTCCTCTGCTAGACAATTTTTTCAGTgagcgagtctccacgagctgTTTGATAGCAAAAAAGATAGTATTTACTAGTAAAAATATTGAGTCAAggaaccagttgacatgtactGGTTTTGTTCGGTACGATTTGTGGGGCCCCTACTGCCCCGCGAGCCTCTCGGcattttattaattaatctCCCGAATCCTTCCTTGTGCGGATATTGAATCCTAGCTCATAAGTTGCCGTGGAGTCCTGCGGGAATGGCACGATGTCGAACGAAAATGGATCAAGATACGTCACCCACCCTCAGGAATGGAGTTTTACTTTTGACCTAGTGTCTGGTGTGATTTCTGTCGCATGAGGGTTATAACGGTCCAGCGAGTATATTGACGGTTCTCACAAATATCCAAAGGTgaggaagaaggagaagaaagaacaagaaaaggagagctCTTGAGCTCCTAACAGTAGTTGTACGTGGCGTAATTATCTCCCATGCTGAGTGTaacacggaaatggccggttacacgagggctacggtcacgagacctagggcaaagtccctcactgacttcttgtatttaaagacccctttggtcaacgaggccttaaggaaaaccaagaacctttgataccaaagactattattagatgaattgagtcatgttgctccaagcctttagcccttgtcacactgAGATATCCATCAACGCTAACATGACTCTTGGGGGGTGATATTGGGTCCAGTCGTCTAATTGCGATGATAACGACGGGGGGGTTGGTGCACTGTCTTCCGTCTCAGTGCCAGCATACCATAAACTTGACTCGTCGGAGCCCGAGCCTTGCTTCTGCGGAGTCTACAATTTCCTCTGTAGCTGCATAAGGACTTGGTTTCGTGTCTGAATGTCAAAGAGATGGCTTCACGTGTGATACTTGACAAAATTGAAGTGTCATGTCAAGCCACATGGGTAAGTGCCGGCAAAAGTTCTTGGATGTCAGTCATCTTGCCTATGACCAGACACTCTATCCGCCTGTTGAATTCGCAATGCACTGCCAATTTCTTGAAGCTATTGACCAGACGGGTGTCGCGTCAATAGAATATAGACCGGGACTGTCAAGCTGCTGGAAAGATTTCGGTGGGCCACCCTCAGCCCGCCATAcgagtcaagtctggtctggtccggtCTGGTCAAGCCCATTTGATCTCGGCCTGTATACACCCGAGACTGGAACCAGACTCAGCTCGAGGCGCCCGCGCAGCCCTGTTCCGAGGCAGCTCCCCGGTGGACATGACCGACATTGGCGTCAATTCCACCTGCACGCGGAAGGACGGCCCAGTAGAGGTTCTCGGCCCAGACACCCTTATAGATGGGAGAATTTGATGGCTTGACTGGAAGCCAGATGGAGTTGTCGTTCGCTTCGATCAGCATTTGTGATTTCGCTGAATGCCATGTGCTCGTGGCGAGGGCGTGGCATATACAAAGAGGACAAATTGGGCGTTTGGAGCAGTCATGCCGCTGCCTCCTGTAAAACAATGATAGCTGTCGAGTAATTTTTCAGCGCATGGGTTTGCGTAACGTCACGGGGCGTAGAAGTTAGAAATAGAGGAGAATATAGTTCCACCGCTGGGTCTCGATCTTGTAAAGGACGCAGTTACATTACATGCCACCCAAGGCCGAGACATGTCCTCCAATACATCCTACCAAATCGCTATATTCGCAGTCTTATATGGGCCAGCTAATGCTTTGCTTGAATATTCAAGTtcttaattttcttaaaacATTAAGGCgtatataagcttaaaagcTTAAAGCTGCAAGTCCAATTTTTAGCTTTTgtatacttattattaggGTTACGGCCCGTGCCTTGATAGTAACGTCCGGTGACTTCCGTGTAAGTATAAGTGCCTTGCTTACCTATAGCTAGTAGTCGAGTAGGCTGTGGGCGACAAAGAAGCTGGAAAACGGCGTTTCAATAAAATCGCAGAATATTATGTCAATCCCCTCTCCGATCAAGCTTCGCTAGGTCCAAGTGTTACCATTTTCGATGACGCCGGGACCCAAGGCAAACACTAAAGGCAAACGGGCTACCACTGCTCAAGTTTTTCCATTTATGGATGCAGTAGTTTAAGAATTCTAGATGCGTTGTTGACAGCATAATGTTTACGAGAAGCATGGTCCCTGGGCGTTGCAGCATATTTATCTACCCGCTACCTGTCGCTGTTCTCTAGCCTAGGCGCCTTATCATTTGAATTCTTGCAATGGTCAACGGTATGATACGAGTCGGTGGAAGCGGGGCAAGTAACCGCTGTTTTACCAAATTCCGAGTTATAAACAAGGAAATACAATAGCACAGTCCTTGGTCTATGTGTTCCTGTCGAGTATTCTTAACTGTGAGCCACGCAATAAACCTCGTGGCATGATTCTATTCACTACTACTAATCCGAGTTATCCGAGAATTCCAGCTCGCTCTTCGCTGTAACAGGGACCGTTTCGGAACTGTACCCTATATATCTCTAATGGTAATTTATCGTTTTGTTACAGAGGGCTTGTTCCTCCTGTTGATATCTACTATGCTAGGCTGCTTTTATATGTCCGCTGGCCATTTATTTAATCTTGACATCGCACTATTATTATAGAATCTCGGAAAAAGCGGATAGCGAATCCTTTGGACTTGTTCGACACCTCGCAGGGATCTATGGTTCGCATTCGGCTATTCGGCAATTGTGGTATCCGGCATTTAGGTATTTCGGGTCCGGATTCTCGGATAAGTATATGAGACAGCGAATAGCAAAGTACATATTTTCCACCCTGGCACCTTGTACTTCAGGCAGTGTACTTTGAGCTTGCGTAGCACCTTTATGACGTATTACCTAGTAAAAACGTTATTGACAGTTACTGGCGTAAAATGTAACGTTTAGTAAAAGTACCATACTTTATGGCCTGACACATATTAGACTTGGAGTTATTCAAGGTGTCATGCTACATTCTTCCCGGTTGATCCGGCCACTTTTGGCCCACGATTATGGACAAGAAGTATCACAAACCTAGAATTTGCTTCGGACTTGGTTGGAATCGTGGTAATTCCGATTTTCGTGCTCCGACTCGAACTTGCCCTGGTCTTTGTAGCCCTGCTATAGCCCTACTGCTACGAAATCAGTACCCTTGTGTGTTGGTAGCTTAAGTGAGTCTGATATAGAACCTTGACGTGAGAATGAGTCCATTTCGAAGGCCAGAAAACAGCTCAAAATACTTGCCAAGTATCCACTGGACTTTTGTCGAGTATAAATAGGATGGGAGATGCTGTTCAACAAAGATCTTCATCTCAGACTCATTCTTCCTTGATTTCTTTACATTAAAACAAGTAATCCTCGCCAAAATGCAAGTTACCACTTTCCTCGTTACCGTCTTTGCTGGCCTGTGCTTGGCCACTCCAGTTGCACAGGACCCCAGCTCTACGTCTATCTTCGGACTCAATGATAACTGCCACCCATTTGTGAGTACCACCATCTTTGGCTACTTTTGAACGTATATCATGATGGCTAACATGTTACAAAGTCATGCCGAAGACTTCGTGGCTGCGTactcgtcgacgaggagaaACAGTGCTTTTACTGCAACCCCGACCCTGGTTGTCAACTTAAGACGAACTAGTATCACTACACACGAACCCGATATGGTTTATACGCCGTTGGTGTGAGCTGGGGATACAAGAGGGGAGTGTCAAGATTGAGTTGTTTATTTGAGGTTATAGCGATTACCATATTGCTAGCTGCTCGAGTATTTGCATTCGTATTTAACCTTTGGTTATATAGAAAATTTACAATCTTTTGACTTATTCATCCTGTTCTTAACATGCTAGGTATTACTAATCTCCGGTAGGGTATAGTTTCCATTTCAAATGTCTTAATCAAACAGTTGAATTGTATACCAAATTAAGTCCTAAAAAGAAGCTGCCTTTTAACCGGGACGCTTTCCAAACAGGTTTGCATCAGCGTCTCACTTCCGGCGCTAAGTGCTGCTGGAAGATTACGGTCTGGTACAATAGTAAACCAGTGCTGCGCAATTACACACCACTGCGCcttaattctaatatatatatacacaaATACATCAAGCATCGCAAGTACAAGACTCAGTAGCTTAATTAGAACCAAGGCAAAAAGCACATCGTAGACAGCGTTGCGGCTGAAAGGACCGACAGAGCATATACACGTTTCACATTGTACTGCTGCCGAATTAGAATGCAATAGCTACACGGCGCAGCTACTCAAATCAGGCAACGAGAGACTCTTCATTTGCTATTGACATGAAAGAGCACTTGGTGGACTCATACCAAGCGAAAAGCCTTACAGGCAGCAGTTGCTGTCGCCTCTCATGCATTCATACTGCTCTTGTTTTGAATGAGCGACTCGACCTTGACGTCCAC
Proteins encoded:
- the TRYP_16 gene encoding Trypsin, whose translation is MVRITAIALAPTFFATLAVAATIDKRIVGGEDVPAGEIKFIVSLRDQNGTHVCGGSLLDSTTVLTAAHCLIDDEIQVVSVTAGTVSTKTGGVNATVASVEKHPNYTPGAPSDCPADLPLHECGRRADLPGGREENDIAILKLSTPIEKNDNIDYAGLPPAGGDAVVNSTGIAAGWGAQIPLESTVPKDGEMKPIILAEKLSKVVLDIHAREDCAAKYKNQQVGDRDTIVCAGGQGKNPCKGDSGGPLFHPETRELLGVVSWSISDRYEDDLCNKTPTVFTRVGSYINWINDNLGSRPSSRLAAVKHCTRPENDVMQCFNALLFCHARELSPDAPVLEHLECIDRIQICADQKTRLDQCVANAKVCKEQEKLPVGDLVNLARCAKKDL